A DNA window from Streptomyces canus contains the following coding sequences:
- a CDS encoding enoyl-CoA hydratase/isomerase family protein, producing the protein MTVNLEVAEGVGTIRLDRPPMNALDVATQDRLKELAEEATRREDVRAVILYGGEKVFAAGADIKEMQNMDHTAMVLRSRALQDAFTAVARIPKPVVAAVTGYALGGGCELALCADFRIAAENAKLGQPEILLGLIPGAGGTQRLARLVGPSKAKDLIFTGRMVKADEALTLGLVDRVVPADEVYAEAHAWAARLAQGPAIALRAAKESIDTGLETDIETGLAVERNWFAGLFATEDRERGMKSFVEEGPGKAKFL; encoded by the coding sequence ATGACCGTGAATCTCGAAGTCGCCGAAGGTGTCGGCACCATCCGTCTCGACCGCCCGCCCATGAACGCGCTGGACGTGGCCACCCAGGACCGGTTGAAGGAGCTCGCCGAGGAGGCGACCCGGCGCGAGGACGTGCGCGCCGTGATCCTGTACGGCGGGGAGAAGGTGTTCGCGGCCGGCGCGGACATCAAGGAGATGCAGAACATGGACCACACCGCGATGGTCCTGCGCTCCCGCGCCCTCCAGGACGCGTTCACGGCCGTGGCCCGCATCCCCAAGCCGGTCGTCGCGGCCGTCACCGGCTACGCCCTGGGCGGCGGCTGCGAACTCGCGCTGTGCGCGGACTTCCGGATCGCCGCGGAGAACGCCAAGCTGGGGCAGCCGGAGATCCTGCTCGGCCTGATCCCCGGCGCGGGCGGCACCCAGCGGCTCGCCCGGCTGGTCGGCCCGTCCAAGGCGAAGGACCTGATCTTCACGGGCCGTATGGTCAAGGCCGACGAGGCGCTGACCCTGGGCCTCGTGGACCGGGTCGTGCCCGCCGACGAGGTGTACGCCGAGGCGCACGCCTGGGCGGCCAGGCTCGCGCAGGGACCGGCGATCGCCCTGCGCGCGGCGAAGGAGTCGATCGACACGGGGCTGGAGACCGACATCGAGACGGGCCTCGCGGTGGAACGGAACTGGTTCGCCGGTCTGTTCGCCACGGAGGACCGCGAACGCGGCATGAAGAGCTTCGTCGAGGAGGGCCCCGGCAAGGCGAAATTCCTCTGA
- a CDS encoding ATP-binding protein yields the protein MAGLEGFEQPRGDSRTTAARWSPAVEDEHALKALELFGNPAEAEVPLPSRPESAAVARRLTQVIVLRHWGLTPKMTEDAVLLVSELVGNAVRHTGARVFGLRMRRRRGWIRIEVRDPSRGLPCLMPVQEMDVSGRGLFLVDKLSDRWGVDLLPRGKTTWFEMRVADR from the coding sequence ATGGCGGGGCTGGAGGGTTTCGAACAGCCGCGGGGAGACAGCCGTACGACGGCGGCGCGCTGGTCTCCGGCGGTCGAGGACGAGCACGCACTGAAGGCGCTCGAACTGTTCGGGAATCCCGCGGAGGCCGAGGTCCCGTTGCCGTCCCGGCCGGAGTCCGCGGCGGTCGCGCGGCGCTTGACCCAGGTGATCGTTCTCCGGCACTGGGGGCTCACTCCGAAGATGACCGAGGACGCGGTGTTACTCGTGTCCGAGCTGGTGGGGAACGCGGTGCGGCACACGGGCGCGCGGGTGTTCGGTCTGCGGATGCGGCGTCGCCGGGGGTGGATCCGGATAGAGGTGCGGGATCCGTCCCGGGGGCTGCCCTGCCTGATGCCCGTGCAGGAGATGGATGTCAGCGGGCGGGGGCTGTTCCTCGTGGACAAGCTCTCGGACCGGTGGGGCGTGGACTTGCTGCCTCGTGGGAAGACAACCTGGTTCGAGATGCGGGTGGCTGACAGGTAG
- a CDS encoding polysaccharide deacetylase family protein yields MGWVTATDRRAVLLATAGLTLAAGCASSSGAVAHPVRSPSAAPALPAQLTHGPRDRPRVALTFHGDGDPATAGTLLTEAEKYGARVTVLAVGTWLDAHPDLARRILDGGHDLGNHTLRHLDINAMSETEAREEITGCAERLKRLTGSIGTWFRPSRTPVATPLVTRLAQEAGYAHVLSYDVDSLDFTSPGAPVVARKVLTEIREGSVVSLHFGYADTIAALPVVLEELDRRGLAAVTTTELFS; encoded by the coding sequence ATAGGGTGGGTGACCGCTACCGATCGTCGGGCAGTGCTGCTCGCCACCGCCGGGCTGACGTTGGCCGCGGGATGTGCGAGCAGCAGTGGTGCCGTCGCCCATCCAGTCCGATCCCCCAGCGCAGCCCCCGCTCTCCCCGCACAGCTCACCCACGGCCCCCGCGACCGCCCCCGTGTCGCCCTCACCTTTCACGGCGACGGTGATCCCGCGACCGCAGGTACCCTGCTCACCGAAGCCGAGAAGTACGGTGCCCGGGTCACTGTCCTCGCCGTGGGCACATGGCTCGACGCGCACCCCGACCTCGCCCGCCGGATTCTCGACGGCGGCCACGACCTCGGCAATCACACCCTCCGCCACCTCGACATCAACGCGATGTCCGAGACCGAGGCCCGGGAAGAGATCACCGGGTGCGCGGAGCGGCTGAAGCGGCTCACCGGGTCGATCGGGACCTGGTTCCGGCCCTCCCGCACGCCCGTCGCCACACCTCTCGTCACGCGGCTGGCCCAGGAGGCCGGTTATGCCCACGTCCTCTCCTACGACGTCGACTCCCTCGACTTCACCTCGCCCGGCGCCCCCGTCGTCGCCCGCAAGGTTCTCACCGAGATCCGCGAGGGATCCGTGGTGAGCCTGCACTTCGGGTACGCCGACACGATCGCCGCCCTCCCCGTCGTACTGGAAGAACTCGACCGGCGCGGCCTGGCCGCGGTGACCACCACGGAGCTGTTCAGCTGA
- a CDS encoding YVTN family beta-propeller repeat protein: MPPTPMKRHLVKSALIAGAAFVALAACGTGSKDGANEALGTKAAAPAPVKPVRKPVHGLSGMPPVLDPKDVYAADRPNKLSPVVKDFPSRVYVPNTGSDTVSVIDPKTYEIIETIPVGRQPQHVVPSWDLKTLWVNNNRGHTLTPIDPRTGKAGKPVEVHDPYNLYFTPNGTYAVVMASLDRELVFRDPHTMERVKTVPVSCYGVNHADFSLDGRYFIVSCEFSGELLKVDTEKMKVIGQQKLPFDGAMPQDVKVSPDGKRFYVADMMADGMWVLDGDTFGRPTLLPTGKGTHGLYVSRDSREMYVSNRGEGTVSVFDFTQNRLTKKWHLPHGGSPDMGGVSADGKVLWLSGRYNSEVYAIDTRTGAQLARVKVGSGPHGLAVYPQPGRYSLGHTGIFR, from the coding sequence ATGCCCCCCACTCCCATGAAGCGCCACCTCGTGAAGAGCGCCCTGATCGCGGGCGCCGCGTTCGTCGCTCTCGCCGCCTGCGGCACCGGCTCCAAGGACGGGGCGAACGAGGCCCTGGGCACCAAGGCGGCCGCCCCCGCACCGGTGAAACCGGTGCGGAAGCCGGTCCATGGGCTGTCCGGGATGCCGCCCGTCCTCGATCCGAAGGACGTGTACGCGGCCGACCGGCCCAACAAGCTGTCGCCGGTGGTCAAGGACTTCCCGTCGCGGGTCTATGTGCCCAACACCGGGTCCGACACGGTCTCCGTCATCGACCCGAAGACGTACGAGATCATCGAGACGATCCCCGTGGGGCGGCAGCCCCAGCACGTCGTGCCCTCCTGGGACCTGAAGACCCTCTGGGTCAACAACAACCGCGGGCACACCCTCACGCCGATCGACCCGCGGACCGGGAAGGCGGGCAAACCGGTCGAGGTCCACGACCCGTACAACCTCTACTTCACACCGAACGGCACGTACGCGGTCGTGATGGCCTCCCTCGACCGCGAGCTCGTCTTCCGCGACCCGCACACCATGGAGCGGGTCAAGACCGTCCCGGTCAGCTGCTACGGCGTCAACCACGCCGACTTCTCCCTGGACGGGAGGTACTTCATCGTGTCCTGCGAGTTCAGCGGTGAGCTGCTGAAGGTCGACACCGAGAAGATGAAGGTGATCGGGCAGCAGAAGCTCCCCTTCGACGGGGCCATGCCGCAGGACGTCAAGGTCTCGCCGGACGGCAAGCGGTTCTACGTCGCGGACATGATGGCCGACGGGATGTGGGTCCTGGACGGCGACACGTTCGGCAGGCCGACGCTGCTGCCCACCGGCAAGGGCACCCACGGTCTATACGTCAGCCGCGACTCACGCGAGATGTATGTCTCCAACCGTGGCGAAGGAACCGTCTCCGTCTTCGACTTCACCCAGAACAGGCTCACCAAGAAGTGGCATCTGCCCCACGGCGGCAGCCCTGACATGGGCGGCGTCTCGGCCGACGGCAAGGTCCTGTGGCTGTCCGGCCGCTACAACTCCGAGGTCTACGCCATCGACACCCGCACCGGCGCGCAGCTGGCCCG